Part of the Pedobacter roseus genome is shown below.
CAAACTTTCTCAAATTTGATGTTACCATCTAGTTTTGCAGGTTTCTGGGATCCTTCATTTGGTGTAGTCTCATCAGTATCTAAAACTTTAAAAACACGTTCGGCGCCAACCATTCCCATCTGTAGCGTATTAAATTTATCAGCCAGCTGGCGGATCGGCGTAAAAACCATGCCCAGGTACATAATAAACTGCGTAATGGTTCCCGGCGTTACATCTAAAGGTTTAGAAAGAATGCTTTTTGCACCATACCACACCAATAAACCCAGCGACATGGCCGAAATTAACTCTACTACCGGAAAAAATATAGAATAATACCAGTTAGAACGAATATTGGCATCGCGGTAGCGTTTGTTAATGGCATAAAACTTCCGGTATTCTTGTTTTTCCCTTGCGAAATACTGCACAATAGAAACGCCTGTAATGTGTTCCTGCAAAAAGGTATTCAGGTTAGAAACCTCGTTTCTGATTTCCTGAAAAGCCACTTTTATGGCCTTCTGGAATTTGCGGGTAGCCATAATCAATAACGGAATGGGCAAAAGTACCACTAAACTCAATTCCCAATCAGTATAGAGCATTACACCAACAATCACCACCACTTGCAAACTGTCACCAATCATGGAGATTAAACCCTCCGAAAAAATATCGGCAATGGTTTCGAGATCGGATACCGTGCGGGTAATCAATTGTCCTATCGGTGTTTTATCGAAATATTTAAGGCGAAGCCTGGTAATGTGGTTAAAAACATTGATTCTTAAGTCGCGGATAACCGATTGACCCAAGGTATTGGTTAAAAGCGTGTGGTTATACTGAATGAGCGTCTGTAAGATCAACATGAAGATCATGAGCATCGTCATATTTACCAGGCCATCATATTTTCCGGTTAAAATGTAATGATCAAGCGTATATTTTATCAAAAATGGACGAACAGGAGAAATAGCCGCCAACAAAATGGTTAAAACAACCGACCATACAAAAACGGCACGGTAAGGCTTTACATATTGAAAAATACGTTTCAGTAATCCGGTGTTGTATACGTCGCCTGTGACTGCCATTTTGTGGTTAACTGTTTAATCGTTTAAATTGGTTAACTGTTTTCTATATCTAATTATTGAATCGATTAACTGTGCCAAGCTACAATTAACCGATTAACCAGTTTATACAGTTAACCCAAGTAGGGATACTCAATCTTTACTAAATACAAACCACAGGCGGGTACCGATTGGCCGGCCTTACTGCGGTTTTTACTTTCTATTATTGCTTTAAAATCGTCTAAATTTATTTCTTTTTTCCCAATCTGCACTAAAGTTCCCATAATAGCTCGCACCATATTCCTTAAGAAACGGTCGGCCTGGATGGTAAATACTAATCCATCTTCCTGTTCTTCAAAAACAGCTTTGGATACCTTACAATTGTTGGTAAAGGTTTGGGTATTGGATTTACTGAAACAGGAAAAATCGGTATAATTTAATAAAAGCGCTGCTGCCTGGTTCATCGCGGCCACATCCAGTTTATCTTTAATCAACCATGAGCGGTTAAGCTTAAAAGGATTTTTTTCAAAATGAAGGTAATATTTGTAGGCACGTGCTGTGGCATCAAAACGGGCATGGGCATCATCATGTACCGGTATAATCTGTTTGGCAGCAATCTGATAAGGCAGCATGGCATTAATTCCTGCTATGGCATTTAAAACTCTGGCTTCTTCAACATCCTCGACATCGAAATGGGCATAAAAATCGGTCGCATGTACGCCAGCATCCGTCCGCCCGCAGCCTAAGGTTTCTATAGGCTGACGAAAAAAAACAGACATAGCTTTATCCAGCAATTCCTGAACGGTGATTGCGTTGGGTTGAATTTGCCAGCCATGATACAAACTGCCATCATAAGCCAATTGGATGAAATACCTTTTTTTACTCAAAGCGATGCAAAAATACAGTTTAAGGGGAAAGGGCAAAGCGCTGAGTAGGGCGTTTGGCGTTGGGAGTATGGCGTTCGGTGCAAAATCTATCACAAAAATATAAATTAATGCTTTTTAACGATCCCTACTCCTATCTGAGCACTTTAATCTTTCTTTCTTTTCTTAAAAAAAGCTAGATTTGTTGTTATATATTTTACATTCATGATACAAAGAATACAATCGATCTGGTTTTTTTTAGCTGCTTTAACTTTAGTTTTAATGTTATTTTTGCCTATTGCCAGTAAACAAACCACAGGAACAGAAACTGCCGTGTACTCTAGTGGTTTATTTCAGATTATTGCCGGCAAAGCAGGATCACCTTTCAAAATACAATCGTTTCTACCTTTATTGATCACCAATATTGCCATTGCGATCCTTTGTTTC
Proteins encoded:
- a CDS encoding ABC transporter ATP-binding protein yields the protein MAVTGDVYNTGLLKRIFQYVKPYRAVFVWSVVLTILLAAISPVRPFLIKYTLDHYILTGKYDGLVNMTMLMIFMLILQTLIQYNHTLLTNTLGQSVIRDLRINVFNHITRLRLKYFDKTPIGQLITRTVSDLETIADIFSEGLISMIGDSLQVVVIVGVMLYTDWELSLVVLLPIPLLIMATRKFQKAIKVAFQEIRNEVSNLNTFLQEHITGVSIVQYFAREKQEYRKFYAINKRYRDANIRSNWYYSIFFPVVELISAMSLGLLVWYGAKSILSKPLDVTPGTITQFIMYLGMVFTPIRQLADKFNTLQMGMVGAERVFKVLDTDETTPNEGSQKPAKLDGNIKFEKVWFAYNDENYVLKDLSFEVKSGQTVALVGATGAGKSSTINILNRFYEVKKGDITVDGIRIENFDLDYLRSNIATVLQDVFLFSDTILNNITLNNPEITLAEVVNAAKKVGAHDFIERLPGGYQYNVMERGATLSAGQAQLISFIRALVHNPAILVLDEATSSVDTETELLIQKAIDNLMEGRTSIVIAHRLSTIQKADQIIVLDKGEIKEKGTHQQLLKLNGYYKKLYDLQFSSKGIAKV
- the truA gene encoding tRNA pseudouridine(38-40) synthase TruA; its protein translation is MSKKRYFIQLAYDGSLYHGWQIQPNAITVQELLDKAMSVFFRQPIETLGCGRTDAGVHATDFYAHFDVEDVEEARVLNAIAGINAMLPYQIAAKQIIPVHDDAHARFDATARAYKYYLHFEKNPFKLNRSWLIKDKLDVAAMNQAAALLLNYTDFSCFSKSNTQTFTNNCKVSKAVFEEQEDGLVFTIQADRFLRNMVRAIMGTLVQIGKKEINLDDFKAIIESKNRSKAGQSVPACGLYLVKIEYPYLG